In the Streptomyces formicae genome, one interval contains:
- a CDS encoding MFS transporter, translating to MARSTLDAYRKVIGMTGALLPVVSFLGRLPVAMIQFGSVLLVTETSGSLATGGIVACALALGQVGAGPFVGRLADRHGQRRVVLVCSLGNAVAIAAYTLGALADLPTPALVALGVLAGATIPGIGPLARARVVPLVRAKGGDDRIAGTVLSLESTMDELSFVLGPALVGLASVAGHPAYAFGAAALLVALCGTAFALHPTGRTARTAAGGPARARGPRPRLPRSVYVVRIGLVFLGVLLGACGAGITALTQELGQPGQAGLVYAAMGVMSAVVGLSMAALPERFGLLARWRVATAAAALLSLPLVWTDSLMGLYVVVTFFGAIYAPNLITGFALTERAVPPQRLAEGMTFAASAFVGGQAVTLAVAGRIAESHGAGAAFALGSAAAAVAFGIALVARHEASPGPPQETPAEPLGAAALTPDAGAP from the coding sequence ATGGCTCGGAGCACGCTGGACGCGTATCGCAAGGTGATCGGGATGACCGGGGCGCTGCTCCCGGTGGTGTCGTTCCTCGGCAGGCTCCCCGTGGCCATGATCCAGTTCGGCAGCGTGCTCCTGGTGACCGAGACCAGCGGATCGCTGGCCACCGGCGGCATCGTCGCCTGTGCGCTCGCCCTCGGCCAGGTGGGCGCGGGCCCGTTCGTCGGACGCCTCGCGGACCGGCACGGGCAGCGCCGCGTCGTCCTCGTCTGCTCGCTCGGCAACGCCGTGGCCATCGCGGCGTACACCCTGGGCGCCCTGGCGGACCTGCCGACTCCGGCGCTCGTGGCCCTGGGTGTCCTCGCGGGCGCGACGATCCCGGGGATCGGCCCCCTCGCCAGGGCCCGCGTCGTGCCCCTGGTCCGCGCCAAGGGCGGCGACGACAGGATCGCGGGCACCGTGCTGTCCCTGGAGAGCACGATGGACGAGCTGTCCTTCGTGCTCGGCCCCGCCCTGGTGGGCCTCGCGTCGGTGGCGGGCCACCCGGCGTACGCCTTCGGGGCGGCCGCGCTTCTGGTCGCCCTCTGCGGGACGGCGTTCGCGCTGCACCCCACGGGGCGTACCGCGAGGACCGCCGCCGGGGGACCGGCACGCGCGCGGGGGCCGCGCCCGCGCCTGCCGCGCTCGGTGTACGTCGTACGGATCGGTCTGGTCTTCCTCGGCGTGCTGCTCGGCGCCTGCGGGGCGGGGATCACCGCGCTCACCCAGGAGTTGGGGCAGCCGGGGCAGGCCGGGCTCGTCTACGCCGCGATGGGGGTCATGAGCGCCGTCGTGGGTCTCTCGATGGCGGCGCTGCCCGAGCGCTTCGGGCTGCTCGCGCGCTGGCGCGTGGCGACGGCGGCCGCCGCGCTCCTCTCGCTGCCCCTGGTGTGGACGGACAGCCTGATGGGCCTCTACGTAGTGGTCACCTTCTTCGGCGCGATCTATGCCCCGAACCTCATCACCGGCTTCGCGCTCACCGAGCGTGCCGTGCCCCCGCAGCGCCTCGCCGAGGGCATGACGTTCGCGGCGAGCGCCTTCGTCGGCGGTCAGGCGGTCACCCTCGCGGTGGCGGGCAGGATCGCGGAATCCCACGGCGCGGGGGCGGCGTTCGCCTTGGGGAGCGCGGCCGCGGCCGTCGCCTTCGGCATCGCCCTGGTCGCACGCCACGAGGCGTCTCCTGGGCCACCCCAGGAGACGCCCGCGGAACCGCTCGGGGCCGCGGCCCTCACGCCGGACGCTGGAGCACCGTGA
- the glgX gene encoding glycogen debranching protein GlgX has protein sequence MQVWPGQAYPLGATYDGAGTNFAVFSEAAERVELCLLHDDGSETAIELRESDAFVRHAYLPGIMPGQRYGFRVHGPYAPEQGHRCNSAKLLLDPYARAVSGRVEWGEEVYGYHFEDPEERNDLDSAPHMMTSVVVNPYFDWGDDRPPRTPYHQTVIYEAHVKGLTMLHPDLPDELRGSYAALGHPAIIEHLTELGVTALELMPVHQFVNDHRLVDMGLNNYWGYNTIGFFAPHNAYASWGDRGEQVLEFKQAVKALHEADIEVILDVVYNHTAEGNHLGPTLSFKGLDNASYYRLTDDPRYYMDTTGTGNSLLMRSPHVLQMIMDSLRHWVTDMHVDGFRFDLAATLARQFHEVDRLSSFFDLVQQDPVVSQVKLIAEPWDVGEGGYQVGNFPALWTEWNGMYRDTVRDLWRGEQRTLAEFASRLTGSSDLYQDDGRRPLASINFTTCHDGFTLHDLVSYNDKHNEANGEDNQDGESHNRSWNCGAEGETDDPGVLALRARQMRNFIATLMLSQGVPMLSHGDEFARTQGGNNNAYCQDNEVAWVRWPEGESSMLAFTRAMAMLRRDHPVFRRRRFFHGRPVQGTHDELSDIAWFTPEGDEMTEDDWGASQARALSVFLNGNAISEPGPRNERITDDSFLLMFNASPEPLEFVVPVNHGRQWQVVVDTAREDGVPPDTGRKVRAGDRITLADRCLTVLQRPA, from the coding sequence ATGCAGGTCTGGCCTGGGCAGGCGTACCCGTTAGGTGCCACATACGACGGAGCCGGTACAAACTTCGCGGTCTTCTCCGAGGCCGCAGAGCGCGTCGAGCTGTGCCTTCTGCACGACGACGGCTCGGAGACAGCCATCGAGCTGCGCGAGTCCGACGCCTTCGTGCGGCACGCGTACCTCCCCGGCATCATGCCGGGACAGCGGTACGGCTTCCGCGTGCACGGCCCCTACGCACCCGAGCAGGGGCACCGCTGCAACTCGGCGAAGCTGCTGCTCGATCCGTACGCGCGCGCCGTCAGCGGGCGCGTCGAGTGGGGCGAGGAGGTGTACGGCTATCACTTCGAGGACCCCGAGGAGCGCAACGACCTGGACTCGGCGCCGCACATGATGACGTCGGTCGTGGTCAATCCGTACTTCGACTGGGGCGACGACCGGCCGCCGCGCACTCCGTACCACCAAACCGTGATCTACGAGGCCCATGTGAAGGGCCTGACGATGCTCCATCCGGACCTGCCTGACGAGCTGCGCGGTTCGTACGCGGCCCTCGGGCATCCGGCGATCATCGAGCACCTCACCGAGCTGGGCGTCACGGCTCTGGAGCTGATGCCGGTCCACCAGTTCGTGAACGACCACCGCCTGGTGGACATGGGCCTCAACAACTACTGGGGCTACAACACCATCGGCTTCTTCGCCCCGCACAACGCGTACGCCTCCTGGGGCGACAGGGGCGAGCAGGTCCTGGAGTTCAAGCAGGCCGTCAAGGCGCTGCACGAGGCGGACATCGAGGTGATCCTCGACGTCGTCTACAACCACACGGCCGAGGGCAACCACCTGGGCCCCACGCTCTCCTTCAAGGGCCTGGACAACGCGTCGTACTACCGCCTCACCGACGACCCGCGCTACTACATGGACACCACGGGGACGGGCAACTCGCTCCTGATGCGGTCGCCGCACGTGCTCCAGATGATCATGGATTCGCTGCGGCACTGGGTCACGGACATGCATGTCGACGGGTTCCGCTTCGACCTCGCGGCCACGCTGGCGCGGCAGTTCCACGAGGTGGACCGGCTCTCGTCCTTCTTCGACCTGGTGCAGCAGGACCCGGTGGTGAGCCAGGTGAAGCTGATCGCCGAGCCCTGGGACGTCGGCGAGGGCGGCTATCAAGTGGGCAACTTCCCCGCGCTGTGGACCGAGTGGAACGGCATGTACCGCGACACGGTCCGCGACCTGTGGCGTGGCGAGCAGCGCACGCTCGCGGAGTTCGCCTCCCGGCTGACCGGCTCGTCCGACCTCTACCAGGACGACGGACGGCGTCCGCTCGCCTCGATCAACTTCACCACCTGCCACGACGGGTTCACGCTGCACGACCTCGTCTCCTACAACGACAAGCACAACGAGGCCAACGGCGAGGACAACCAGGACGGTGAGAGCCACAACCGGTCCTGGAACTGCGGCGCCGAGGGCGAGACGGACGATCCCGGGGTGCTCGCGCTGCGGGCGCGGCAGATGCGGAACTTCATCGCCACGCTGATGCTCTCCCAGGGCGTGCCGATGCTCAGCCACGGCGACGAGTTCGCGCGCACCCAGGGCGGCAACAACAACGCCTACTGCCAGGACAACGAGGTGGCGTGGGTGCGCTGGCCGGAGGGCGAGAGCTCGATGCTCGCCTTCACGCGCGCGATGGCCATGCTCCGGCGGGACCATCCGGTCTTCCGCAGGCGCCGGTTCTTCCACGGCAGGCCCGTACAGGGCACCCACGACGAGCTCTCGGACATCGCCTGGTTCACGCCGGAGGGCGACGAGATGACGGAGGACGACTGGGGCGCCTCGCAGGCACGGGCGCTGAGCGTCTTCCTGAACGGCAACGCGATCTCGGAGCCGGGGCCGCGCAACGAGCGGATCACCGACGATTCGTTCCTGCTGATGTTCAACGCGTCACCGGAGCCCCTGGAGTTCGTGGTGCCGGTCAACCACGGCCGTCAGTGGCAGGTCGTGGTGGACACGGCGCGGGAGGACGGGGTGCCGCCCGACACGGGCCGGAAGGTGCGGGCGGGCGACCGGATCACGCTGGCCGACCGGTGCCTCACGGTGCTCCAGCGTCCGGCGTGA
- a CDS encoding Tat pathway signal sequence domain protein — MRELVRRHLGKVVAGSAVAVAATAVLVGVTLPGSDGSGDRQTNAAAAKQDAIAKDGVVQAAPKEGEKGIGSDPLTDAEIERAEKASVSGQMRSSARDVEGDRGPQLLSTNLSEPEPSDSGAAAPRRAEVVYYDYKQDAVITKTVNVETGKVESANTTRNVQPPPSQEELAEGARLLIADPLGKGLKQDFKHATGKTLTGPGQLQLSGMVFRKETIKSVPSDLTECGKHRCLQVVTKVKNGPWIDTRALVVDLSSRSVGRLG; from the coding sequence GTGCGAGAGCTAGTCAGACGCCACCTGGGGAAGGTGGTGGCGGGCTCCGCGGTCGCGGTTGCCGCCACCGCCGTGCTGGTCGGCGTCACACTGCCGGGGTCGGACGGGTCGGGGGACCGTCAGACCAACGCCGCGGCCGCGAAGCAGGACGCGATCGCCAAGGACGGCGTCGTCCAGGCCGCACCCAAGGAGGGCGAGAAGGGCATCGGCAGCGATCCGCTGACCGACGCCGAGATCGAGCGCGCGGAGAAGGCGTCCGTCTCGGGGCAGATGCGCTCCAGCGCGAGGGACGTCGAGGGCGACCGCGGCCCGCAGCTCCTCTCGACGAACCTGAGCGAGCCGGAGCCCTCCGACTCGGGCGCCGCCGCGCCGCGCAGGGCAGAGGTCGTCTACTACGACTACAAGCAGGACGCGGTCATCACCAAGACGGTCAACGTGGAGACCGGCAAGGTGGAGAGCGCGAACACCACGCGCAACGTCCAGCCGCCACCCAGCCAGGAAGAGCTCGCCGAGGGCGCCAGGCTGCTGATCGCCGATCCCCTCGGCAAGGGCCTGAAGCAGGACTTCAAGCACGCCACCGGCAAGACGCTGACCGGTCCCGGCCAGCTCCAGCTGAGCGGCATGGTCTTCCGCAAGGAGACCATCAAGAGCGTGCCGTCCGACCTCACCGAGTGCGGCAAGCACCGCTGCCTCCAGGTCGTCACCAAGGTCAAGAACGGCCCGTGGATCGACACCAGGGCCCTCGTCGTCGACCTGAGCAGCCGCTCCGTGGGACGCCTCGGCTGA
- a CDS encoding copper amine oxidase: MHVNRLSRARKKATMALAVAALIGGAATVASPASAAPQAPPSAPAAAADCSDAYKIEQTVDGGTTWRMCWHYNTLSGLILDKISYQPKGEPKPIPVLTSARLAQVHVPYDDGQAEYDDVTGTDFGQALQNLNPGECPGGTIKTVKVPQRGNVKGLCATTRARGHAYRLNDDQSTGGTGKVYTGQGKDLLVYTVNKASWYEYITEWRFSSDGTITSQVGATGSLSPYDYDGGDDRGWPIGKGDQAKAESHAHNVFWRLNFGLDGSPKAKVEQYDSKVTPPTGQGSPTTKTTRTKVTKELAGDRKDMRWWRVVSGAGKNKDGHPRSYEIVPGPSNKHAGRPYTKHDVYFTEYKKCEQYASQNPGCANGVPTSVDKWVNGQTLTHPVTWVHIGFHHIARDEDQQPMPVHWQGFSLAARDVTAMSPLTPQDLANQNGQPPLGG; encoded by the coding sequence ATGCACGTCAACAGACTTTCGCGCGCCCGCAAGAAGGCCACCATGGCCCTCGCGGTCGCCGCGCTGATCGGCGGCGCCGCCACGGTGGCCTCGCCCGCGTCGGCCGCCCCGCAGGCCCCGCCGAGCGCCCCCGCGGCCGCCGCCGACTGCAGTGACGCCTACAAGATCGAGCAGACCGTCGACGGCGGCACGACCTGGCGCATGTGCTGGCACTACAACACGCTGTCCGGTCTGATCCTCGACAAGATCAGCTACCAGCCCAAGGGCGAGCCCAAGCCCATACCCGTCCTGACCAGCGCCCGCCTGGCGCAGGTCCACGTGCCCTACGACGACGGCCAGGCAGAGTACGACGACGTCACCGGCACCGACTTCGGCCAGGCCCTGCAGAACCTCAACCCCGGGGAGTGTCCCGGCGGCACCATCAAGACCGTGAAGGTCCCGCAGCGGGGCAACGTGAAGGGCCTGTGCGCCACCACGCGCGCGCGTGGGCACGCGTACCGCCTCAACGACGACCAGAGCACCGGCGGCACCGGCAAGGTCTACACCGGCCAGGGCAAGGACCTGCTGGTCTACACCGTCAACAAGGCCTCCTGGTACGAGTACATCACCGAGTGGCGCTTCTCCTCGGACGGCACCATCACCTCCCAGGTCGGCGCGACCGGCAGCCTCTCGCCGTACGACTACGACGGCGGCGACGACCGCGGCTGGCCCATCGGCAAGGGCGACCAGGCCAAGGCCGAGAGCCACGCGCACAACGTCTTCTGGCGGCTCAACTTCGGCCTCGACGGCTCCCCGAAGGCCAAGGTCGAGCAGTACGACTCCAAGGTCACCCCGCCCACCGGGCAGGGCAGCCCCACCACCAAGACCACCCGCACCAAGGTCACCAAGGAACTCGCGGGCGACCGCAAGGACATGCGCTGGTGGCGCGTGGTCAGCGGGGCGGGCAAGAACAAGGACGGCCACCCGCGCTCGTACGAGATCGTGCCGGGCCCCAGCAACAAGCACGCGGGGCGGCCCTACACCAAGCACGACGTGTACTTCACCGAGTACAAGAAGTGCGAGCAGTACGCGAGCCAGAACCCCGGGTGCGCCAACGGCGTGCCGACGAGCGTCGACAAGTGGGTGAACGGACAGACCCTCACCCACCCCGTCACCTGGGTCCACATCGGCTTCCACCACATCGCGCGTGACGAGGACCAGCAGCCGATGCCGGTCCACTGGCAGGGCTTCTCGCTGGCCGCACGCGATGTCACCGCTATGAGCCCGCTCACTCCGCAGGATCTGGCGAACCAGAACGGCCAGCCCCCGCTGGGCGGTTGA
- a CDS encoding SAV2148 family HEPN domain-containing protein: MSSGGRELPPGDEGHEGGSADVPAGAVSLARPMETGSQIGPELDWGTDAWREVRTRAQRAGRAYIWLNLVEQRLRAVVAAVLRPVYEPVHADDWVVAAAGPAGQEWVQRAVAVREVSRRKGYLLDPADDNVLSFLTLPQLRELMVQHWPCFEPYFDDRRDVELALDELEVTRNVVSRNRALSETVLAQAERASAKLLDILGAGTDTPSARRLPVDAVEDLVGDRYADVVAVHSDRVRLLRQFPAEDIFGGARRLDAIGIGLNLLVQNFSGRRLVRLAESGCRVRLLFLNPASSAVKRRERELGLKKGELSRSVEMNILHSRRVRAALRDPGAFEIQVFDETPRFTAYLVDGDGADGIAVVQSYLRRTRGMEAPVLVLRGGGRVVKPGEPGDGGLFTTYREEFELAWADSRPVS; the protein is encoded by the coding sequence GTGAGCTCGGGTGGGCGGGAGCTGCCCCCTGGTGACGAGGGTCACGAGGGGGGCTCCGCGGACGTTCCCGCCGGAGCGGTGTCCTTGGCGCGGCCGATGGAGACGGGATCCCAGATCGGACCGGAACTGGACTGGGGCACGGACGCCTGGCGCGAGGTCCGTACCCGCGCCCAGCGGGCCGGTCGTGCCTACATCTGGCTGAACCTGGTGGAGCAGCGGCTGCGCGCGGTCGTGGCCGCTGTTCTGCGTCCCGTCTACGAACCCGTCCACGCGGACGACTGGGTGGTGGCCGCGGCGGGCCCGGCGGGCCAGGAGTGGGTGCAGCGGGCCGTCGCCGTACGCGAGGTGAGCCGCCGCAAGGGCTATCTGCTCGACCCGGCCGACGACAACGTCCTCAGCTTCCTCACCCTGCCCCAGCTGCGCGAGCTGATGGTGCAGCACTGGCCCTGCTTCGAGCCGTACTTCGACGACCGGCGCGACGTCGAACTGGCCCTGGACGAACTGGAAGTCACCAGGAACGTCGTCTCCCGCAACCGTGCCCTGTCCGAGACGGTCCTCGCCCAGGCCGAGCGCGCTTCGGCCAAGCTCCTGGACATACTCGGCGCGGGCACCGACACGCCCTCCGCGCGGCGCCTGCCCGTCGACGCCGTCGAGGACCTGGTCGGTGACCGCTACGCGGACGTGGTGGCCGTGCACTCGGACCGGGTGCGGCTGCTGCGGCAGTTCCCCGCCGAGGACATCTTCGGCGGCGCGCGCCGCCTCGACGCGATCGGCATCGGCCTCAACCTCCTCGTGCAGAACTTCTCCGGGCGCCGCCTGGTCAGGCTTGCCGAGTCCGGCTGCCGGGTGCGGCTGCTCTTCCTGAACCCCGCGAGCAGCGCCGTCAAGCGCCGCGAGCGTGAACTGGGGCTGAAGAAGGGGGAGTTGAGCCGTTCGGTCGAGATGAACATTCTGCATTCGCGCCGGGTGCGGGCCGCCCTGCGCGACCCCGGCGCCTTCGAGATCCAGGTCTTCGACGAGACGCCGCGGTTCACGGCGTACCTGGTCGACGGCGACGGCGCGGACGGCATCGCCGTCGTCCAGTCGTATCTGCGCAGGACCCGCGGGATGGAGGCGCCGGTGCTCGTGCTGCGCGGCGGCGGCCGGGTGGTGAAGCCCGGCGAACCCGGCGACGGCGGGCTCTTCACGACCTACCGCGAGGAGTTCGAGCTGGCCTGGGCGGACTCGCGCCCGGTGTCGTGA
- a CDS encoding 3'-5' exonuclease translates to MGWHRELLIGFDLETTGTDPGEARIVTGAVIEVKAGETLGRREWLADPGVPIPADAVAVHGITNERAAAEGRPAAEVADALADVLTSYWQSGVPVVAYNAVFDLSLLSAELRRYGLPSLRDRLGGVEPGPVIDPYTIDRSVDRYRRGKRNLEAVCREYGVVLEAAHNASADAQAAARLAGAIADRHPKVAGIGPAELHRRQVAWYAEWAADFQNFLRKKGDADAVVDGVWPFRAEG, encoded by the coding sequence ATGGGCTGGCACCGGGAGCTGCTGATCGGTTTCGACCTGGAGACGACGGGGACGGATCCGGGTGAGGCGCGCATCGTCACGGGCGCGGTGATCGAGGTCAAGGCCGGCGAGACGCTGGGCCGCCGCGAGTGGCTCGCGGATCCGGGGGTCCCGATCCCGGCGGACGCCGTCGCGGTGCACGGCATCACGAACGAGCGCGCGGCGGCCGAGGGCCGACCCGCCGCCGAGGTGGCGGACGCGCTCGCGGACGTCCTCACCTCCTACTGGCAGTCCGGCGTCCCGGTCGTCGCGTACAACGCGGTCTTCGACCTGAGCCTGCTCTCCGCGGAGCTCCGGCGGTACGGTCTGCCGTCCCTGCGCGACCGGCTCGGCGGCGTCGAGCCGGGGCCCGTCATCGATCCGTACACGATCGACCGCTCCGTCGACCGCTACCGCAGGGGCAAGCGGAATCTGGAGGCGGTCTGCAGGGAGTACGGGGTGGTGCTCGAAGCCGCCCACAACGCATCGGCGGACGCGCAGGCCGCGGCGCGCCTCGCCGGGGCGATAGCCGACCGCCACCCCAAGGTCGCGGGCATCGGCCCGGCGGAACTCCACCGCCGCCAGGTCGCGTGGTATGCGGAGTGGGCGGCGGACTTCCAGAACTTCCTCCGCAAGAAGGGGGACGCCGACGCGGTCGTGGACGGGGTGTGGCCTTTCCGTGCGGAGGGCTAG
- a CDS encoding phosphotransferase enzyme family protein, protein MDEARAREVLDAAGLPGPVAGAKLLALGENAVFALDDLVVKVGRAAPELLDRARRELAVADWLERADVPAVRAAESSPLLVDGHPVTLWHRLPEAARPAEPRDLALLLRQVHALESPSFALPRRELLGGVERWLRLAGDAIDPGDADYLRERRDGFAAAAAALTPRLAPGPLHGDALPRNVLVGPEGPALVDLETFSSDLREHDLVVMALSRDRYGLSPEAYDGFVSEYGWDVREWEGCAVLRGARETASCAWVAQHAPSNPKALTEFRRRVASLRDGDVTVRWYPF, encoded by the coding sequence ATGGACGAGGCGCGGGCGCGGGAGGTACTGGACGCGGCGGGGCTCCCCGGCCCGGTGGCCGGGGCGAAGTTGCTCGCCCTCGGCGAGAACGCGGTGTTCGCCCTCGACGACCTGGTCGTCAAGGTCGGCCGTGCGGCGCCCGAACTGCTCGACCGGGCGCGGCGCGAGCTGGCCGTCGCCGACTGGCTGGAGCGGGCGGACGTCCCCGCGGTGCGGGCCGCCGAGTCCTCCCCTCTGCTGGTGGACGGGCATCCGGTGACGCTCTGGCACCGGCTCCCCGAAGCCGCGCGTCCCGCCGAGCCGCGCGATCTCGCCCTGCTCCTGCGCCAGGTGCACGCGCTGGAATCCCCCTCCTTCGCCCTGCCGCGCCGCGAGCTGCTCGGCGGTGTCGAGCGCTGGCTGCGGCTCGCGGGCGACGCGATCGATCCGGGTGACGCGGACTATCTGCGGGAGCGCAGGGACGGATTCGCTGCGGCGGCCGCCGCGTTGACTCCCCGGCTCGCGCCGGGCCCCCTCCACGGCGACGCGCTGCCGCGCAACGTCCTGGTCGGTCCCGAAGGCCCCGCCCTGGTGGACCTGGAGACGTTCTCCTCGGACCTGCGGGAGCACGACCTGGTCGTCATGGCACTCTCCCGTGACCGCTACGGGCTCTCGCCGGAGGCGTATGACGGGTTCGTGTCGGAGTACGGGTGGGATGTGCGGGAGTGGGAGGGCTGTGCGGTACTGCGCGGCGCCCGGGAAACAGCCAGCTGCGCGTGGGTCGCCCAGCACGCCCCCTCGAACCCGAAGGCACTCACCGAGTTCCGGCGCCGAGTGGCCTCTTTGCGAGACGGCGACGTGACGGTGCGTTGGTACCCGTTCTGA
- a CDS encoding carbohydrate ABC transporter permease encodes MTLATATKRSARGVPGQRPTDHGAWFLVLPALIPILVLSVGPLLYGIALAFTDSQSGRTQPTQWVGALNFQDLLHDTLFWDSFRIGLLWAFGVTVPQFFLALGLALLLNQPLRMRWLARALAIIPWAMPEVVVGIMWRLVYHPDAGVLNETLSHLGLGEGKDWLTGTATALFAVIVVGVWAGMPQTTVALLAGLQNTPRELHEAAAMDGAGAWRRFTTVTWPAIKPIALAITALNFIWNFNSFALVYVLTQGGPGGRTRLPMLFAYEEAFRYGQFGYAAAMGCVMVAVISVILACYLVGRLKGGDES; translated from the coding sequence GTGACATTGGCGACCGCGACGAAGCGGTCAGCGAGAGGCGTGCCGGGGCAGAGACCCACGGACCACGGCGCGTGGTTCCTCGTGCTGCCCGCGCTGATCCCGATCCTGGTCCTGAGCGTGGGCCCGCTGCTCTACGGCATCGCGCTGGCCTTCACCGACTCCCAGTCGGGCCGCACCCAGCCCACCCAGTGGGTCGGCGCGCTCAACTTCCAGGACCTGCTGCACGACACGCTGTTCTGGGACTCGTTCAGGATCGGCCTGCTCTGGGCGTTCGGCGTCACCGTGCCGCAGTTCTTCCTGGCGCTCGGCCTCGCCCTGCTGCTCAACCAGCCGCTGCGGATGCGCTGGCTGGCCCGCGCGCTCGCGATCATCCCCTGGGCGATGCCCGAGGTGGTGGTCGGCATCATGTGGCGGCTCGTCTACCACCCGGACGCGGGCGTGCTCAACGAGACGCTCTCCCACCTGGGTCTGGGGGAGGGCAAGGACTGGCTGACGGGGACGGCCACCGCCCTCTTCGCCGTGATCGTCGTCGGCGTCTGGGCCGGTATGCCGCAGACGACCGTGGCGCTGCTCGCCGGGCTCCAGAACACCCCGCGGGAGCTGCACGAGGCCGCCGCGATGGACGGCGCGGGCGCCTGGCGCCGCTTCACCACCGTCACCTGGCCCGCGATCAAGCCGATCGCCCTCGCCATCACCGCGCTCAACTTCATCTGGAACTTCAATTCCTTCGCCCTGGTCTACGTCCTGACCCAGGGCGGCCCCGGCGGCCGCACCCGCCTTCCGATGCTCTTCGCCTACGAAGAGGCATTCCGCTACGGCCAGTTCGGCTATGCCGCGGCCATGGGCTGCGTGATGGTCGCGGTGATCTCCGTGATCCTCGCCTGCTACCTCGTCGGCCGCCTGAAGGGAGGCGACGAGTCATGA
- a CDS encoding carbohydrate ABC transporter permease, producing MTRTKKSTRAAQYAALAAYLVFLAFPFLWLISTAFKPARELGSLHPTWIPEDPTLDNFRQAFDEQPLLRAAGNSLIAALSASLIAVVIATPMAYVMARHRNRVSKAATGWVVISQAFPFVLIIIPLFLILKNLHLINSLLGLIMVYVVWSLPFALWMLVGYVRAVPAELEEAAAVDGASKVRTFVSVVAPLLAPGIVATAMFAFITAWNEFFFALVLLKTPEKQTLPVILNRFIGTEGVADLGPLAAAAFLATIPSLVIFAIIQKRITGGMLAGAVKA from the coding sequence ATGACGCGTACGAAGAAGTCGACGCGCGCCGCGCAGTACGCGGCCCTCGCCGCCTACCTCGTCTTCCTCGCCTTCCCGTTCCTCTGGCTGATCTCCACGGCCTTCAAGCCCGCGCGGGAACTGGGCAGCCTGCACCCCACCTGGATCCCCGAGGACCCCACCCTCGACAACTTCCGGCAGGCCTTCGACGAGCAGCCGCTCCTGCGGGCCGCGGGCAACTCACTGATCGCGGCGCTCAGCGCGTCCCTGATCGCGGTCGTCATCGCGACCCCCATGGCGTACGTCATGGCCAGGCACCGCAACCGCGTGTCGAAGGCGGCGACGGGCTGGGTGGTGATCAGTCAGGCGTTCCCGTTCGTCCTGATCATCATCCCGCTCTTCCTGATCCTGAAGAACCTGCACCTGATCAACTCGCTGCTCGGTCTGATCATGGTCTACGTGGTGTGGTCGCTGCCCTTCGCGCTGTGGATGCTCGTCGGGTACGTGCGCGCCGTGCCCGCCGAGCTGGAGGAGGCGGCGGCGGTGGACGGCGCCAGCAAGGTGCGGACGTTCGTCTCGGTCGTCGCGCCGCTGCTCGCCCCCGGCATCGTCGCCACGGCGATGTTCGCGTTCATCACCGCATGGAACGAGTTCTTCTTCGCGCTCGTCCTGCTCAAGACCCCGGAGAAGCAGACCTTGCCGGTCATCCTCAACCGCTTCATCGGCACCGAGGGCGTCGCGGACCTCGGGCCGCTCGCCGCCGCCGCCTTCCTCGCGACCATCCCCTCGCTGGTCATCTTCGCGATCATCCAGAAGCGGATCACGGGCGGCATGCTGGCGGGGGCGGTGAAGGCCTGA